The sequence ACAATATGTGCATTTGTGGACcaccatatatttatttttatattgccTGTAAACCAATGCACTCCGGTGCGGTTGGTTGTGTCAATGCGAAGTGTGCTGGTGAATTTTTGCTCTTTATGTTTTGTGAATAGAGAATAAAGTGTTATTGAACTGCTGATTAGGGAATCTTTTGTAAATAGTGAACATCTGTCCACTTAGATCACTTTCACAGCGCGGCTGCTCGGAAAACGCGGAGTGGATCCCCAGCTGATCACAAAATGATCCCACAGCATATTTCATAATACAAACCCATTATCATCAGCCTATGTTGATGCACTGCTGGAAGAAGGctgcccaagatgtttccactcgcttcgatctacagcttctcttttccacgtcacgcctgcaaagtgtatgattcatcttcccatcttttatatgGTTGTTTTCTAGatcttttttacatttcttgggatccattcaataacttcctctgtccatctttgatctgttcttcttgcaatgcaTCCAgctcattgccattttaacattttctctctgacacatatttttgtttgttcttggataCATTCACTTATTTCTCTATCTCTTTTTGTGATTCCATGCAGATAAATTGCCATGCTACTTTGAGTTGTCCGCAGTGTCTGTATcattttgcattaagtgaccaggtttcccATCCATAAGAGAgcacatatacatgtatacacacattaaatgatttgtataaatacatagcatataaataaatcaaaccttTACAGTTGAAAGTGTCAAATTTAACAAGGCCAGTGTTTCCCCATTTCAATGGAAGCTGCTATTAATCACTTTCAACTgtaactctgtgtgtgtgtgtgtgtgtgtgtgtgcgtctctgtgtgtgtgtgtgtatgtgtatgtgcgtctctgtgtgtgtgtgtgtgtgtgtgtgtgtgcgtgtgtgtgtgtgtatgtgtgtgtgtgcgtctgtgtgtgtgtgtgtgtgtgcgtgtgtgtgtgcgtctctgtgtgtgtgtgcgtgtgtgtgtgtgcgtctttgtgtgtgtgtgtgtgtgtgtgcgtctctgtgtgtgtgtgtgcgtctgtgtgtgtgtgtgtgtgtgtgcgtctctgtgtgtgtgcgtgtgtgtgtgcgtgtatgtgtgtgtgtgcgtctgtgtgtgtgtgcgtctctgtgtgtgtgtgtgtgtatgtgcgtctgtgtgtgtgtgtgtgtgtgtgcgtgtgtgtgcgtctctgtgtgtgtgtgtgtgtgtgcgtgtatgtgtgtgtgtgcgtctgtgtgtgtgtgcgtctctgtgtgtgtgtgtgtgtgtatgtgcgtctgtgtgtgtgtgtgtgtgtgtgtgtgtgcgtctctgtgtgtgtgtgtgtgtgtgtgtgtgtgcgtgtgtgtgtgtgtgcgtgtatgtgtgtgtgtgcgtctgtgtgtgtgtgcgtctctgtgtgtgtgtgtgtgtgtgtgcgtctgtgtgtgtgtgtgtgtgtgtgtgcgtctctgtgtgtgtgtgtgtgtgtgcgtgtgtgtgcgtctgtgtgtgtgtgtgtgtgtgtgtgtgcgtctctgtgtgtgtgtgtgtgtgtgtgtgtgcgtgtgtgtgcgtctctgtgtgtgtgtgtgtatgtgtgtgtgtgtgtgtgtgtgcgtgtgtgtgtgcgtctctgtgtgtgtgtgcgtgtgtgtgtgtgtgcgtctttgtgtgtgtgtgtgtgtgtgtgcgtgtgtgtgtgcgtctctgtgtgtgtgtgtatgtgtgtgtgtgtgtgtgtgtgcgtgtgtgtgtgcgtctctgtgtgtgtgtgcgtctttgTGTgtatgcgtctgtgtgtgtgtgtgtgtgtgtgtgcgtctctgtgtgtgtgtgtgcgtctgtgtgtgtgtgtgtgtgtgtgcgtgtgtgtgtgcgtctctgtgtgtgtgcgtgtgtgtgtgtgcgtctctgtgtgtgtgcgtgtgtgtgtgcgtgtatgtgtgtgtgtgcgtctgtgtgtgtgtgcgtctctgtgtgtgtgtgtgtatgtgcgtctgtgtgtgtgtgtgtgtgtgtgtgtgtgtgtgcgtgtgtgtgcgtctctgtgtgtgtgtgtgtgtgtgcgtgtatgtgtgtgtgtgcgtctgtgtgtgtgtgcgtctctgtgtgtgtgtgtgtgtatgtgcgtctgtgtgtgtgtgtgtgtgtgtgtgcgtctctgtgtgtgtgtgtgtgtgtgcgtgtgtgtgcgtctgtgtgtgtgtgtgtgtgtgtgtgtgtgtgtgtgcgtgtgtgtgcgtctctgtgtgtgtgtgtgtgtgtgcgtgtgtgtgtgtgtgcgtgtatgtgtgtgtgtgcgtctgtgtgtgtgtgcgtctctgtgtgtgtgtgtgtgtgtgtgtgcgtctgtgtgtgtgtgtgtgtgtgtgcgtctctgtgtgtgtgtgtgtgtgtgcgtgtgtgtgcgtctgtgtgtgtgtgtgtgtgtgtgtgtgtgtgtgcgtctctgtgtgtgtgtgtgtgtgtgtgtgcgtgtgtgtgcgtctctgtgtgtgtgtgtgtgtgcgtctctgtgtgtgtgtgtgtgcgtgtgcgtgtgtgtgtgtgtgtgtgtgtgtgcgtgtgtgtgcgtctgtgtgtgtgtgtgtgtgtgtgtgtgtgcgtctctgtgtgtgtgtgtgtgtgtgtgtgtgtgcgtctctgtgtgtgtgtgtgtgtgtgtgtgtgtgtgtgcgtctctgtgtgtgtgtgtgtgtgtgtgtgtgtgtgcgtctctgtgtgtgtgtgtgtgtgtgtgtgtgtgcgtgtgtgtgtgtgtgtgtgtctctctctctcagctgtaaGGTCGCAGTCCCAATCCTCCTCCAGTGCGTGTATTGCGGCTGTCCCCGGAGACGCAGCTCTGTGTGAAGAGTGCGGTTGTGTATATAGGCTAATGCTTCTGATTCAGTTACTATTCATTGTGAGGAAGGGACCCACTCCAATACAGCCCTGGAAACCAAGTCGTCGGGTGAATTCATCTCAAGGATATTTGTAACTCTAACTCTAACTTTCAGAGTTACCTCCCTGGTTTGGAAGGGGGTTCATTTTCAATTAGCACACCAGCTCAGtttatatagatttattttatatattgcacTTCTGGATATTAGACCATCTCCAGCTGACCTCACTGGATCTCCACGGTGCTGAAACTGACTTAATTACAGGTAAACCATTTAAACCATGTGGATAACTTTAATACATGTAAGAGACATATTAATCTAAATTGTTACATTTAGATTCTACTGTGAGTATttatgtctctttctctctctctctggcaaaTTACAAATCAGGATTAATGCATAGAAATAACAATGTATGTAGTTTACAAAAGTTGGAAAGAGACACTTGaaaatattaattgtaattacaaatgtaatCAACGCTTTACAAACCGTACTTCTACtaattttttattgtattatcggattaatttatttttatatttcatgtttAAGGCTTCTCAAAGTTTTCTAATTGGGGTGTGATGCATAACAAGCTTTACATTGTAGATGGTTATAGCTGCATACATTTCACAAGCCCGTTAAGTTAATTtgattttcattctttttttcaatttaatGCAATAGGAGCTGGAAGTGTAAATGTCTTTGAcatacaaatttacattttcatCTTGGGGAAAATAGCAAACTGGCGAGTGTAATACTATTAGAAcagtaatttgtattttaaagcatattaaataataataatgcttgcATTGTAACCAAAGCACACCAAATACTCCAAAGTGGCCCATAATTACATAATCAGGGTCGTTCTTAATAACTCAATTAGCCTGTTTGTTGACCCAACGtgtttttattatgatgatgatgatgattattattaataataataataataataataataatattattattattattattattaataccttTTTATTAATCTATCATAGTTCATTCGCATTTCATCGTTAACATAAAGTATGTGTTGTTTTGGCGAAGTGGGGCCCAAAAGTGCATTTATGATGCCAACCCCGAATAGATGCCTGTCAATCACAGAAGAGATTCTGGACCTGAGATCCGCAGGGGCTTCATTTGTagaatttgtattataataatgcaGTGATTGCTCACTTCCATTGTTAAAATGAGTACATAGTTGAACTTGAAGTACACAGTAGTGATGATTGCTGCATTATAGTTGGGTGTTGTATTTTGGACATCTCAATGCAGCTTTTTAAATATCCTTTAATATCCATGACTTGATTAACCCAAAGCAACAAAAACCCCACAAAGACCGACAGAAAAAAGTGGCGAAAtccaactaaaataaaaatttcCGTTGGTAGTACTtaagaaaaaacaattaaaatcaattgcCAGTTTTATTAACTAATTTATTAACGTATTTAAACGGTTAACACGACAATGTAATTTATGTGAATTTAATTGAAGCACATTCATTTGTTAAATGGAGATTGAGCTAATTAAACCGACTTTGTGTGTAAATGTACTCAAAGCGCAGCCCCAAAAGTGTGCTGGCAGCTCTTGGTGGTATTGTTTTTCAAGACAATATTTCAAAGTGCTTGTGCGGGGCATTTTAGCACAGGAATGAAAGGGGGGGGCAAGTGTGCTGTGTCTGCATAGCGTGCTGACAAACTGAGGAGCTCGGATGGTGGGCTGATGAAGTCACTGGAGTAGCATTGGCCAAGAGGAGTATTTTATGAGCAAGATCCTTAGGGCAAGAGTGTCAGACTGTGGTCGTAGAGAACCACaggctcattttgttttcattcctcCTGTGTCTTCAATTACCTAATTGATTTAACTGGATGAATCTTCCCCCTCAGTAGTTAATAAATGGAAGAAAAAGCCCATAAAAGCATTAGAATTGTGGTCCTCCAGGACTGGAGTTCACATCCTGCTTTAGAACCAGAACTGAATGGAAACATTGAGTGGGGCAGGGCCTTGGGATTTTCCTTCCAGTGAATTCTTTGGTTCCTTAATTAAACTAGTTGTTTCCTTTTTATGGGCAAATGTCTTAATAATGTCCCAGTTATTCAGTTGAAATGCATCATGGGTTTCCAGTGGAGCTGCCCATGGCAAAGAATGGTGACATAAGTTTAGTATAATATTGGACCTTCAGATGGAGTCCAATGCAGGTGTTTGGGTCAATTTGAATGGTGTAGTTGGATCCCCATGTGTTAGAGGAGAAAATTAGCTTTATAAGGAACTGAATacacaactgttttgttgatatttTATTCTAGCCAATCAATGCACAATGCATGCCAAAATCCCAATTCATTGGAAGAGCTGTTATTTAACTTTTCAAACTCGATACATTGTTTTAATCTAGATAATATTGTCTGTCATCACACAGACTACAGTGCATGCTCTAGTTCCTTTCCTAGGCTGTACTATCATTGCCCAAGGAGCGAAGTGCTGACCTGTAAATACTAAATGCAACCAGGAGGGAAGAAATGCTGTACAGCTGCTTGGGCTGCCATTGGGGGAAGAGTGCCACTGTTCACTATAGGATGTTTACAGCTGCTAAACAGCCTTGAGCAATTAAGCAGACCCCAAATGGGGGGTTGGGATTGGAAGGTGGTGGTTGGGGGATAGGGGGAGGTGGGGGTTTGGTTTAATTAAGTGATTAACTTTCTCGAAGGAATGCCTCCTGACAGCATCCTAACTAGCGTGGTGTGCAAAGCAACCAAAAAAGATCCCCCTGGAGAGTTGGTAAGATTATCCAGCCTTCCATTTTGAACTTGTAGTAATTTTGATTGGGACAAAGATGGATCGACCACAAAAAGCAATCAGTCCATTGTTTTGAATAGCTTTTGGTttaattccagtgtctgttttcTGATTGAGGACCTTTGTGATTGAAAcatttggctgtgtgtttttcattaattgTGTGAACAGATATAACCATATATTTGAATGGAAGCAATGTGTgggaaacattacatttcatgtttCTTCAAGTGAATTACCAGCATCGTGAAGGCATTGGCAAATGCATGTCTGTTCTTTAATTTCTCTGACATGAATTTTTGAAGTTTGGACAAACCCAGTATACATGTGCAGTACTAGAGATTTAATTTGGCCATGTTTTATAAAAGGCAATGATGGTGAACTGTTAAATCATAGTGgagatttttaatataatgaaaTCCCATTAACATTTATACTTTTGTTTCTAATGTATATTGACCTAAATCTGAATATATCCTGCTAAAGTTTCAATATGATAGCTAGGGATTATCTGTATAATCTGAGCCGACTGCTAAACATAAAATCTATGTAGCCTGCCATTTCAGTGCCCCCCATATTGCTTCTAAATATCATTTCTTAAATCAATTTGCGATGTTGCTATGCCAAGAAAGCTGTAgcttttttaatatgaaatattGTCTTTTCTCTCTATTTTCCTAGGTAAAGGGGCTTTTTCTGGAGTTTCTTTTGTATAAAAGAATTTTGTACCTTTCTCTCGCAATGCAGAAAACATGATGAAAACGATCCTTCAGTGAAACTTTTCTTTGCATTTGTTCTCCACGTTGGTCGAGACCCCATGATGGCAAACGAGCCGTTCAGCTCAATCCCAGTTAAGAGATGAGAGCAGAGCGTGTGCTTGAGTTTCAAGTTCCATGAACGAGAGCCAGAGTGATAtcctcactttttttttttaatccgtAAACCCCCTCCTGCTACTTTGCTCTTTCAGGTCTGCCCAGGCCATGAGCTCTCTGGTGTACTCTCCCCGGATAATGAAGGACCGTGAGGCTGTCACCATTCTCCACTACCAAGGCTCCGGCAAGAACAGCAATCAGTTCACCCAGGCAAACCTGCACTCTTCCCCCAACGGCAAAGCACATCCCTTCAGCCTACAAGCGGGACCTCACCTCCTGGCCAGTATGCAGCTCCAGAAGCTCAACAGCCACTACCAAAACTTGGCCAATGCAACAGGCTCCACAGCTAGTCCCTCTAGAAGCTATGCCTCTAACACTTTGGGGCCAGGCCCCCTTACCACCCCTGGGGCCACACTGGCTCCAGGCATCATTGACTCAGACCCTGTGGACGAGGAGGTCCTGATGTCTCTGGTTGTGGAGTTGGGCCTTGACCGGGCCAACGAGCTGCCGGAGCTGTGGCTGGGGCAGAATGAGTTTGACTTCATCTCGGACGTCTCGGCCAGCTGCTGAGATGAGCGTCACCTTTCCCTCCGCCCCTCCCTTCTTCAGCACTCCAAGAACTTGACTAACACTCCCAacactttctttttttggtaTGTTTGTTTCGCATACCTCTGGATTTTTCAGATGGAGACATGGAAAGTTAAAGATCAAATTAACAGATCTTAAAACGTTGACTAAGCTGAGTTTCTTTTAAGCCTTTGTTATAAATAACTTTTGTTTCTTCATTTTTGAGGGAGAAAATGACTTTATAGATATGGCAACAGACTGAACCATTGTGGAACTGTGGAAGGGGAGTATGCTTTATGTTTTTGGCTTATGTTTTGCGTTGAAGCACGAGTGCtacagatgtttatttttgcaaaccAAATAAGCTTACAAGATTATCATCTTGAACCACAAATCCTAATGTGCCCAAAGTGAGAAGACCGTCCCATAGAGAAAggagtgaaaaataaaataaactagttTCAGGACatcctgcaggatttcactGCGTCCTGTAGACTTGCTATAGGATTTCCTTTACAGTTGGTAGAAGATCCCCATGCAGTTAATTCTgctgatgtttttgctgttgaatTATGCCTGGACTACTAAAATCATTTGACATGAAACTGCTCACGGATACAATTCAGAAGCGCTGCTGGCTATAGACTTGGACACTTGGTCATAAGCTTTAAagacatttattaatttttccCTATTAATGTAAACTCCCCAGTTACAACTGCAACCTGATTTAAGTGCTTCCAGTGAAATGTTTGCTGTTTCCATCTTGTTCTTTCCCCTTATCGATCTTTCGGTTGTGTGCTTATCTGAGCACTCTTAACAACCCTACCCTGGCCCTCACTGTCATTAATTTGACTCTTATGTACAGCTGAGACTTGCAGAGATCCAATCTTGTATCCAGTGGGATCACAGAGGTAATTGTGGTCCAAATTAATTTTCTAAATGCTGAATTGTAAACAATTGTGGATATACCTGGAGACTGGTGTATAAATATATCTAATCTAATAACAatcgcttttttttttctctctca is a genomic window of Amia ocellicauda isolate fAmiCal2 chromosome 10, fAmiCal2.hap1, whole genome shotgun sequence containing:
- the cited1 gene encoding cbp/p300-interacting transactivator 1, yielding MSSLVYSPRIMKDREAVTILHYQGSGKNSNQFTQANLHSSPNGKAHPFSLQAGPHLLASMQLQKLNSHYQNLANATGSTASPSRSYASNTLGPGPLTTPGATLAPGIIDSDPVDEEVLMSLVVELGLDRANELPELWLGQNEFDFISDVSASC